A genome region from Danio aesculapii chromosome 2, fDanAes4.1, whole genome shotgun sequence includes the following:
- the slc25a24l gene encoding solute carrier family 25 member 24, like, whose protein sequence is MDHFRGLFDKLDKNNDGFISTVELQSEMRRIGVEPVNEKVKAVLSSYDKNEDGRLSYQEFLVYMMDKEKKWKIDFHAIDRNESGVIDLEDIMTLFKELGLIISKPNAKRIIQMMDKDNSMTVDWEEFLHHVIVNPAENIGELVSSWKHNLVK, encoded by the exons ATGGATCACTTCCGCGGCTTGTTTGATAAACTCGACAAGAATAATGACGGTTTTATATCTACTGTGGAGCTGCAGAGTGAAATGCGAAGGATAGGTGTGGAACCAGTCAATGAAAAGGTTAAA GCTGTTTTATCCAGTTATGATAAAAATGAAGATGGACGTCTGAGCTATCAGGAATTTCTTGTTTATATGATGGACAAAGAGAAGAAATGGAAAATAGATTTCCATGCCATTGACAGGAATGAGAGTG GGGTCATTGACTTGGAGGACATCATGACTCTCTTTAAGGAACTAGGTTTGATCATATCAAAACCCAATGCAAAAAGAATCATTCAAAT GATGGATAAAGACAACTCTATGACAGTAGACTGGGAGGAATTTCTCCATCATGTCATTGTTAATCCAGCAGAAAACATTGGAGAATTGGTGTCTTCCTGGAAACATAACctggtaaaataa